The Gossypium arboreum isolate Shixiya-1 chromosome 2, ASM2569848v2, whole genome shotgun sequence region aattaataattcaatttaagccTTTTTAATACAAAACTTCTAACTTTGACCtcccaaaatttataattttatcttgATTCTCCAACCACAAAATTCCAATTACACCATATAACTCGTTTGAATCTAACGTGAATCAATTTGTAATTATAATGTGTACCAGTTTTATCTTACACTTAGATCTAACATTTAactatttcttcttttttttaaccCGTCAAGTCCAAACAATTTGTACAATAGGCACATATGTATTTATAGTTTGACCTATGTGCATTAAATATGCTTGCTCTACACAAGATTTGAAAAATGGCATAACACCTAAGCTAGCTAATGGATGACTGAAAGAAGGATTTGACTAACTTGACTAACTTTGAGAACTCAATTAGAATCGAGACCAAGGAACTATAGTTTGAGATGTTTATTGCAATTAACCTtttgtgtatatgtatataatattttattagcatatatatatggaTTGTTTTCACTAACCAGTATGAGAGCTTTGATGGTTTCATCGGTGTAATATTCAGGTTCGGATTCTTGCAAAGTGAGCAAATGACAGAGCATTGTGTTCTTCTTTTTGAAAGCATCTTTGTTACTTCGATGTTCATCGACCAAACCTTGAAGGAACTTGTCTGCTTTACGGCCAGCTTTCTTTAATCTCTTGATGTGTCCATTATAATCAATCCACTGTAAAACAGGCAAGAAATCTCCCGGGTACGATGAAACCGCCAATTCGCAAAGCTCTTCGATCAACTCTCGAAACTCCTTCGCTTCTTCAATCCCGCTCGCTTCATCCCCGCCACCGTAGTAACGTTTGCCCGCGACCAACCTCATAACGATGTTGAAAACCAGCTCCGAGAACATCGATTTCATCTCTACTTTGATGAAATTACCACAGGCCGAAACTTGGTAAAGTTTCCGTAATGAGAGCTTTACCTCATCCCTCCGAATGCCCGTTGAAGCGTTCAAGCTGCTCGATGAGAATAAGTCGAGGGTGACGAGGCGGCGGAGGTTGCGCCAATGAGGACCATAGGGTGACAAGCCGAGACCGGTTGAATTGTAGCCAACGTACTTGCCTAATGCGAGACGAGGTCGGTTGGCTAAAACTAAATCGTTTTTGCCGAAACAGTCTTCGACCGCGGAGGGAGATGATAGGACGACGACAGGGTGGGAACCGAATCGGAGAGAGAAGATCGGGCCGTGGCATTTCGAGAGATTATAAAGGGTTCGGTGAAGGGGTTGTTTGAGGAGATGGAGATGGCCTAGAATTGGGAGAGCCAAAGGGCTTGGTGGAAGGTTTATGTGGCTTGTTAATATTGCATGTTTTAAGAGCTTGGTGATGGCTAAAAGGAGAAATGGAGATAAAAGCAAGGAATAGAACAAGGTTTCATACATTGCTTTGGATTCAATGCAGTGAAGTGAAATTAATTGGGTTTTATTTTTATAACACAAATTAATATATGCTTAGCTAAATTCTTATTAATTTATTGAATGAATAATTTAACTCTAACTTCTTATTTAGCGGAACAACAGCATGCATGCCTTGCAGTGCATGAAGCATTCCGCCTGaataaaattgtaaatatttttaattattttaaaataataataatataagtttTTGTCAATTGagtctttaattttatttatatgaaAGTTGTTGTCAATGCAGGAGGACATGGATTTGAATTCTTGAaacgcattatcctcttatttatgagttCAGAATGGGCTATGGGTAGTTCTAAGTTTTGTGTCAAAAAGAATACGTGTGATAACCTATAATTAGAttgttcaaataataataatataagttcTTTTAGGCTGTTTGAATTTAGCTTCGGCCCGAAATTTTTTAATAATCATACTTCAACTTGGTCCTATTCGCGAACATTTCTACACTTGATTGTGACTTATTTAATTTTTTCACCtcattttgaaattataaaatttattcacCGAATCTTATATCAATTGACATCATTATTGTTGTAACAATCAAGAGAATGTGAGTTTGAGCATGCTTCAATTCTTTATCCTTCAATTTAAGGGTTTAAGagatttacaaataatttaataattgtaTAAAATAGTCATAATGATAATTTTAACCCTAACATTTACATCTTTTTGTCACTCTAACCTTAATTCCTTTTCTTTTAGATCACATTGACCTAATGGCAGGGCCAAAGGGGACTGGCGGGGCCCAAcccccttaaaatgaaaaaaattacgTTTAgacctttataatttataaaaatttaaatttgtaatggtaaaattacactttagaccccaaaaaataataaaaatttgatttaatcctttaaaattataaatatatagtctattgaaatggtgaaattatatttttactatcgtaaaaatatacaatttaattctacCCTAATTTTTTTTACTCCGCTTTGACctccaattttcaaaatttagtcaAATTAATTTTTAGCAAAATTGCCTTTAACTActataatttatatctaatttttCGGGTGGGACATTTATCCATGGAGAAGTCTATTTTTATGGACCATTATGACTAATTTAATACAATAAGCATGGATTGACTAATTGAGCCGTAATCACATCGGGCCTAAATAAATATACCTTGATTAATCCATAAGTGAGATGCGAAATCTAAATGGATTAGGCCCAGCCCAATGAAACaaagcaaaaattaaaattatattttgaaaaaaaaggaagctagaaaataataaatattctgttttttttttttctctctccgtCCCTCTTTTATCTCTGTCTTTCtgcaaaaactaaataaaaagctTATTATTACATCTTCTCGTTCTCTgtctttttttctctctctcagGCGTTGTGGCGTTCGCTTATAGCTAATGATAGTTTGAGCTTTCAATCTCAGCCGTTAGATTAGACGGCTTTCGTAACTATGACCTCCATCACCTCCGTCGAATTGAATTACCTCGTCTTCCGTTACCTTCAAGAATCAGGTGCAGttccaatttttttttccttttttctttttgtaatCTCTCATTACAGTGAtctttatttttgaatattttctttctttgttttattttttttaaatttcgttTTAATTTTCTGtccagttgatttttttttttgctgtatTTGTAATTTTTAACTTGTAATTTAAGCAGTTGTTTCATTGTTTgtttaaatgaaagaaaaaaaaaatagagcgTATGAAATGTAATTTTAGGATTAATTTTTGGCACTGTAAATGTCGGAAGTATATTTTGGCTCTAGATCCGTAAAAATGGATGGTTGATATTGAGTATTATTGTGGTTAGGGTTTTGAATTTCGTAGCTTTTATTACCAATGCGCTGGCTAGGGCATTAGGTATCTAcacttattttataataattgcaCTGCTTGAGGCAGGCATCTCCTGGTTCAACTTTTGCATACCGGtggtattgaattgaaaatatacACTTACTACACAgattttgtttattaattatCACTGTTTGGTAGGATTAGAGGAAGGAAAAGAAAGGTTTGAAAGGAAACtagtttatttttttccttttaggAGGGAAGAAATGAAAATGGGTTTAGAGGAAGGAAAAGAAAGGTTTGAAAGGAACCTAGTTTCATTTTTGCTCTTTTTTTGGGTAGAAGGAAAATAAGAGGGAAGGAAAAGAAAGATTTGAAAGGAAACtagtttctttttttcctttttctttgggAGAAGGAAGATAGGAGGGAAGGAAAATGGGTGGTTAAGTTCCTTTACTAATGTGTTTTGCATGTTCTAGCTTTTTGTATGTTGGATCATTAAATGTAAAGACGTTATCTTTCGTTGCTTTGTAAGATGCGGCAACTTTAAGACTTTGTTTGGGTGTCAATACAAATCATCCTCAAAGTGGGAGGAAAACACTTATTTGACTTGAATTAGTTTCGATTTTTCCCTCGCCTTTTCTCTTCCCTCCACTTTCTTCATAGCAAACATAGTCTAATGAATTAAGAAACAAATTTTGGTAGTTTTAATTGTCTTTTTTGTTTACTTAGGGAAAAGCTAGGGGAGGACTTCTTTGTTATACGTTATTGTTTCTCAAGATTCGAATGAACCATCTTCTGCTTATCAAATGCCTGCAGGTTTTACGCATTCAGCATTTACTTTAGGATATGAAGCAGGGATTAATAAATGTACTATCGATGGAAGTTTGGTTCCACCTGGTGCACTTATTACATTCGTTCAAAAAGGACTTCAGTACTTGGAGATGGAAGCCAACCTGAGTAATGTTAGGATGCTTATCGTTGTTgtctttgttattattattgataATATTCTGGTGCATGGGGGGAATCAGGTTGATAGCTAagagtatatgtatatattcatcATGATTTGTTTTGAGTTTGCAGAATGATGCAGAAATGGATGAAGATTTCTCATTCTTGCAACCATTGGATATCATAACAAAGGATGTAAACCAATTGCGGCAAATGGTGAAAGAGAAAAGGAAGAATATCCAAAAGGATAGAAACAAAGATAGGGATAAAGATAAAGATAAAGAAGTTGAGCGGGAGCATGAAGGAGAGCGTGGACGaataagagagaaagaaagaactGAAAAGGAGAAGGAACGTGAAAAGGAAAGGGAGAAGGAACGCGAGAAGGAAAGGGAGAAGGCTGAAAGCAATAAGGAGAAGGAAAAGCAACCGGAGGAACTTGCTTATAGAGATATGGTTTTGGATCAAGAAGACAAGGATGTTGCCAGGCATGAAGAAAATGGAACTCTTGCAGGTTAGTTAACTCCTTTTTATATTATTTCCTAGTTTGATATCAGTTTTTTTCTCTTGGCCTTGACCTTTTGTTTAAATGAACATTGACAATTCACCTGAAATTTGTCTGCATATAGATTTCCAAAAATAGCTCTTTTATCCAGTGTGCTGGATctttcattttcatttatattGCATTTTTGCATTATGTAGGACCGGAACCTATGGATATTGCTACTACGTCGACCCTAGCATCTCAGGATGCTTGTGAAATTCATAGCTCTGAGGTTACAATTTTGGAAGGGCACACCTCTGAGGTTTGAGCCTTTTCGAATCTTCTTATTTACCAAGATGGACTTGCACATGTGAACATatattctctctctctctctctctctgagCATTTATTATTGCAGGTTTGTGCGTGTGCCTGGAGCCCGACTGGTTCACTTCTTGCATCAGGGTGAGTATTTTTCTGTAATGAGATGTCTCTTATATTGATGGTTTGGTCTTTTACATGTGTATTTTCTCCACTTCTTTATGGATTTCCAGTcatcccccccccccttttttggTCAGAACTTGCTGATTTCTGTTGCTTCCTGAGATGTACCTTGTGTGTTAGATCAATGGCAAAGTTTAGAAGTTCTAACCATTTGAATGACACAAGTTAAGCCCTGTTGGTAGCAAAACCATTTTACAGTCCTGCCCATTGGCTAAGTGGTTTGTAAACAAAAATGAAATTTGTGGATTCTCCAGTTATGTGACTATAGGACTTGTGGTCATGCGTATTGTCGTTTGTAATGTATTGTAGGGCTGGACAGTTGAAGTTCTCCTTGTCTAGCAGAGATGCCTACTTAAGCTGTTATTGGCACTGATTGAGGTCTTTCAGAAAACCAAACTGAGATCATGCTGCTTAGGTCTCTTGCTGTTTTCTGATTTCTATTGGTTTACATGTCATCCAAGTAATTGATAAGTGTGTAGCACTGGGTTTTAGTCTCTGCTACTGAATAGTGGAGTGTCATTTATCAGTATATGCATTCACAAAGTTTCTTTGTTTCATTATCATTTTCACTTAACTCTCATTGCATTAATTTCTAGGTCTGGAGATTCAACAGCTCGCATTTGGACAATATCTGATGGGCTTTTCAAATCTGGTGGAAAAAACAGTCCTTTAAATGTTCTAGTTCTGAAGCATGTAAAAGGAAGAACAAATGAGAAGAGCAAAGATGTGACAACACTTGATTGGAATGTGAGTCCTGTTACTGTTGGAGGCTTAAATTTCTGACTAATTTTTGGTTCCTTTTAGTATAGATCACCTATCGTGCCCAACACTTTTATCTTCTTTCATTCATTTAATTTGATGTTATGGTTTGCCACTCTATATGACATGCTATGGTTTAGAACAGACACTAGACAGGAGAATTAATCAGCATTAATGTAATAAAAGAAATGACTAGAGATATCACATAGGCGAAGCTACAAGAATAAGCTGTaggtaattttttttatgatacaCTTCCTGCTTTAGTTTTCGTAGAATCCTTGGCTGAAGTAATCAGGTTGGATTGGGAGTAATCCTCTTCAGTTAAACTTGATCCAGTTTTCTTGAGATCATATAATGAACCTGATTAGTTTAGTTGTTATGGTAATATATAATTAGTTCTTTGAGCAATGGATTTGGAGTGCCAGCCATCTTTTTGGGCATTCTGGTGTTGATGTAGCTAAGGTGGTGTTTGTATTTCCTTAGATGGCTTTGTTTGTTCAAGCAGAATGGAAGTTGACCCATGTAATTGTGCCAGTTTGTTTTCTAATGAATGTTTGGTTCCTAAGGACCACGATTGAATGCAAATGCTTTTGCTCTGCAATGGTTTCTTTTCCTGTAAGAAGGAGTCAATTCTATCTAAAGTATGTACTTTTAATTGTCCTATTGTGGTATGTAATTCTTGCCCATTTGGTTGTCATTCTAGATTGCTGTTTAAAGTGTCTTTTTAATTGTTCTTGTTCTGTAAGTGAACTTAATGGAAATTCTATAAATTAGTCATTCTTTTCAATACGGAAAAAGTATGATTCCTTTTTCCTGCCTGCATTCAGGGTGAGGGGACATTACTTGCAACAGGTTCATATGATGGCCAAGCAAGAATTTGGACTACAACTGGTAAGGCCTTATGGGTTATTTTATTTGTGCCATTCTATATCCTGAAATTAAAGGCCAGGAATCTATTTTGTTAAACCAGACTTTTAGATGGTGTTCAGACATACCAACTTGGTTTTTCCATGTGttttttggtgctcataacattcTTTTCATTAAATTAATAGCTGGTTACCCAGTTAAAATAAGaggtttatttttgtttttaactgAACTTGTTACTCTTTTAGCTATTTTTAATTACATTACTATTTTGGACTGATTGTGAGAATTCTACACCTCATCTCCCCCAACCCCTTTTTCTTTCCGTCACTCAATTCTTTCTTGGTTTAGGTGATCTAAGGACTACTTTGAGTAAACACAAAGGACCTATATTTTCTCTGAAGTGGAACAAGAAGGGTGATTATCTTCTAACAGGAAGCTGTGATAAAACGGCAATTGTGTGGGATGTGAAGGCAGAGGAATGGAAACAGCAGTTTGAATTTCATACAGGTGGACCATTAGACTAAACTTTAATCTTTGGCTTTTAGTTACATAATAGTCATTGTCCTGAGTTTCTTCATTTTTTCCTTTTAGGTCCAACCCTTGATGTTGATTGGCGGAACAATGTTTCATTCGCAACAAGTTCAACAGACCATATGATATATGTTTGCAAGATTGGAGAAACTCGCCCTATTAAAACCTTTGCGGGGCATCAGGTTTGTTTCCGGTCTTAATGGTCAAACAATCTCATTAACTTTCTTAGtggattttttcatttttattcaatatgATGGGCTACCTGTTTGATCCAGATAAGATTCAAACTGACCAGGAAATGCCTAACCTTGACTCCTCTATTTTTTAACTAATACTGATCTTGATGAAACTCGTAGGCTGAATGATATGCATGTCTTCTACTGCCTATAATGTCCCCCATAACTTCATCTCTATTCCCAgctcacttttttttcttttccttctatatcgtgtttaaatttttgttaccTTCAAAGGGGAATGTTTTAAGAGTTAAATATTTTGCATTTACCTCTCTCTACATTTTTCTGCTATACCATTTTCTAAGAAACATTTTACAACAATGAAACAAGCCTTATGGCTTCAATAACTTTCCAGTAATGGGCTTTAATTAGCAACTAAAAACAATGTTTTGTTTTAgatttggattttgattttgaGTTTGAGTTTGAGTTTGATAAGTAGAacttttgaattaaattttatctCTACTCTGCTTTTCATATATTGAACTTTGTGCTTTTCAGGGGGAAGTAAATTGTGTCAAATGGGATCCTACTGGTTCACTATTGGCCTCTTGTTCTGACGATATTACTGCAAAGGTTGTATATTCTATCTTTTTATCATTACTTAGCAGACATCCTTCACGACAATGAAATATAAATTTCTGtctgatttttttttcattttggatTGTTATACCTTTGTTTCTGCTGGTGTCCTTTTTTCTTTTGTTGCTGCAATTAATTTTCAttaattttgtttcaactaatagAAAGTCTTGATGCAGATATGGTGTATGAAGCAGGACAAGTATGTTCATGATCTGAGGGAGCATTCAAAGGTACTTTTTGGCTCTCAACTTTTTCAATATAATCTCTTTGTGCACATGCATGGGTGCATTTATTCATAATTTTTGGGAAAGAAAATATGAACAACTGTTCTGCAGGAGATATATGCCATCAGATGGAGTCCTACTGGGCCGGGGACAAACAATCCTAACCAACAGTTAGTTCTTGCAAGGTAAAAACTAGTTGGGTACACATCACGCGATGTAACAGTGATAAAAAGAGAAGGATAACATGTGTATAATACATTCTATGTTCACTATCGTGCTTTTTGGTGTGAAAAGTAAATCCCATTTCAGTTCCAAGACAAATACTCCTTTAAGTAAATGGAATTCATGTAGACTGTGCTGCCGGAGCTGCTATGAAACTCGGTTTAAGTTTTTCATTAACATTCTGTTCTTTATGCTTTTATGTAGTGCATCATTTGACTCCACGGTGAAGCTATGGGATGTGGAACAAGGGAAACTTCTCTACAGCTTGAATGGACACAGGTATCGTCCTCAAATCTGTTCTCTATTTGTTTCTTGCAGTACTAATATACTTTAATATTTAGCCGTGTTGATGGTGAAATGAGCAATCAATCAAGCATGATTTAGGCAGTTCCGTAAGTAACACAAGATGCATTGTGTTTTTTCTCCTAGGGATCCCGTATACTCGGTTGCATTTAGCCCAAACGGAGAGTATCTAGCCAGTGGGTCTCTTGATAAATCCATGCATGTCTGGTCCTTAAAAGAAGGGAAGATCGTAAAAACATATACTGGCAATGGTGGAATATTTGAAGTCTGTTGGAACAAGGAAGGTGACAAGATCGCAGCATGTTTCGCAAACAACACTCTATGCGTCTTGGACTTTAGAATGTAAGAAAACCTAGAAACTTCCCTCTCTATTCAATGAATTGGAGCCTTGTGTGGGGAAGATAGCTCTTTGCAAGCTCCTAAATAATCACTTAAAATTAGGTATTTTGCATTGTTGTAGTGTTTAAAAGGGAAAAACTGTAACTATAGATTAGGGTTTTGTATTTCGTGAATTAGGGATTCCTAACTGAATTTGGTACTAATTTGTAATTTGTGATTGTGAACTATGGGTCTCTGCTTTGTGAGGTAAGCAACCAAATGATGTATAGCATAATTTTGCACCTAATCATTGATCTTTATAATAGGATGGCAGTTAGTTGGATATCTGCAATTTTTGGATTTgtaaatttgttttaaattttgtcTTCCTTTATTCTTTGCATTAAATTCTGGTGCTATTATTTGAagttgaattaattaaattattcattaaaatatttaaattgctTGTTgagtcgattgagtcttaattcgatTGGTATCGGTATTGTTACTAATGTAGGAGGATGTAAGTTTGAGTGCGTTAAAAgtgtattatcctcctatttatgtgTTGAGGTGGTGCTATGAGTAATTTTAAACATTGTGTTAAAAAAAACAGATATATTCAGAACTTATATCTAGATAAACTCGTTATTTGCCAAATTCATTGTTTGTAAAACtgatattttgatgattaatattTGCATGTACTTTGAATTTATTAgcggattgaaattataatttttaaacatgCAATATTCAAAACAATAACAAATAAAGCAAATGTTTATAGATATGTCCCAAATTTATATTCATATTAACAGTTATAACATTCCGAAATTATGATTGTTTGTACCTTAAAAGTAAAATTAGAATTTTCTTTAGTCTTTTCAATCCTCATGGGGAATTAATTATTGGTATAATCAATGTCTTAATTGTAAGTCACAATCATTAAGATTTATTTAGTCTATTTATTGGCTACCTAATCTTTACAATCCTTTCTCATCTAACATTTTTGTTGGACACCAAAAGAAAATTTCCAAACTTCCCATTCCATTTATTTTCCAATAACTCAAAagcccctttttatttttttgccaATGGGAAAATTGCACAAAGGACACAATAACATTCATTGACAAGCATTTTTCaagttgataaaaaaaaaaaaaaaacacctgaATTCAATTCAAAAATACGTAAAAACTTCAATCTACCATTCATGTCTTGGTATTCAAAGTTCAACCCTAAAACCTACCGGTCAAAGCTTAAAAGACTTGGTAGTACAGTCACCTGCTAATAGCTATGATCTCTCAGAAGGTGTGGTAGCTATGCCCTTAAGCTTGGGTTTTGAACAACTACCATTCTTTCATTCATTAAATTTAACTGTCTAAATATATCAGTTATCAAAGAAAAGCGCAGTCCCattgttcttcttcttcttccaggACTTGTACCGGCTTTTATAGATGAATATGGAAAATGAAGGTGCTTTTTTATAGTAAATTTCCCCACAGTTTCTTCCTCACTCTTTTACATTGAAATTATGTTCTTTCACTTGCTTGGAGACATCCTCTGCTAAAAAAAGGAGCAAAAGCTGGAGTTTTTGAGCTCTGTTTTAATGGTGTTTTTGAGGTAACGTACCAGCATTTTCTCTGTCAATGAGATAATGCTTTTTACACCATTTTTGACcacttcatttatttatttatttatgttcatTGATGATTCATCATTGAGCAATCAGCAGCATgcacttctttttttttcttttcctgctCAAGGAACATTTTGAATTCtatggaaatgttagaaataTTAAGTATCGGTCTTTTAATACTTTTAAGGGTTAATTAGCTGAAAGTTTTCAAACTATACCccaaattttaaattagtccttAAATTTAAATTTCTTGAAATATTAGTATCGTATCAACTATATAGCTATTAAATGTCAACTTGTATATGGTGTAAAGTAtatttaaaacaagtagattgaATTGTAAACAAGTCTATACCTACTATATAGATAGCTTAGATTGGTGTGTTTTATCActtaagaaaaatatttaaaatttagtatttTTGTCAAACTCAAGCTATTAGTGCAGTAGATATACATATGTTTACAATTTGATCCATGTGTTTTAAATATGCTTTACGTTATATTTGAGCTAGCATTTAATGACTAGCTTGATAAAACGAACTTATTGATacgatatatttttaaaactcaaTTAGAACCTTTTGAAATTTAGAGATTAGTTTAGTATTTGTATCATAGTTAAAAGACATCGACTGCAATTTATCGTACTTTAAAGATGcttttttaaactttttataatgaaagtttctttctttctttttttcttttctttcagaGAATACCTAGGCTGATATTGGTTCAATTCGATTGAGTTTTTTAGATTTTCTGAACTGTCATAACAATTCAATTTTACTCGTTTGGTTCTCGATTctttcatattaaatttttttgggTTCTAATTTATTTTGACaaaataaattttgttttataaCTTTAGgctttttcataaatatttctaaaaataataatttttagtaacttttaattattttcactattttaaatataaaatacttattttatatcataaaaattgaaattaattgtatattaaataaatatagaattcaatttaattttaaatagttgtatttttaaatttacatttCATGAATTGTCCGAACAC contains the following coding sequences:
- the LOC108466199 gene encoding cytochrome P450 81Q32-like, with product MYETLFYSLLLSPFLLLAITKLLKHAILTSHINLPPSPLALPILGHLHLLKQPLHRTLYNLSKCHGPIFSLRFGSHPVVVLSSPSAVEDCFGKNDLVLANRPRLALGKYVGYNSTGLGLSPYGPHWRNLRRLVTLDLFSSSSLNASTGIRRDEVKLSLRKLYQVSACGNFIKVEMKSMFSELVFNIVMRLVAGKRYYGGGDEASGIEEAKEFRELIEELCELAVSSYPGDFLPVLQWIDYNGHIKRLKKAGRKADKFLQGLVDEHRSNKDAFKKKNTMLCHLLTLQESEPEYYTDETIKALILVMLNAGTDTTAVTLEWAMSNLLNHPEILQKARNELDTQVGQEHLIEEIDLPKLQYLKNIISETLRLYPATPLLVPHFSSNHCTLGGYDISPNTIVFVNAWAIQRDSSLWEDSISFKPERFESDNKEGDAFPKLLPFGMGRRACPGMGLANRVLGLVLGSLIQCFEWKRVSEKRIDMNEGKGLTMPKVEPLEAMCKPRSITSKVF
- the LOC108467198 gene encoding WD40 repeat-containing protein HOS15-like isoform X1, with the translated sequence MTSITSVELNYLVFRYLQESGFTHSAFTLGYEAGINKCTIDGSLVPPGALITFVQKGLQYLEMEANLSNNDAEMDEDFSFLQPLDIITKDVNQLRQMVKEKRKNIQKDRNKDRDKDKDKEVEREHEGERGRIREKERTEKEKEREKEREKEREKEREKAESNKEKEKQPEELAYRDMVLDQEDKDVARHEENGTLAGPEPMDIATTSTLASQDACEIHSSEVTILEGHTSEVCACAWSPTGSLLASGSGDSTARIWTISDGLFKSGGKNSPLNVLVLKHVKGRTNEKSKDVTTLDWNGEGTLLATGSYDGQARIWTTTGDLRTTLSKHKGPIFSLKWNKKGDYLLTGSCDKTAIVWDVKAEEWKQQFEFHTGPTLDVDWRNNVSFATSSTDHMIYVCKIGETRPIKTFAGHQGEVNCVKWDPTGSLLASCSDDITAKIWCMKQDKYVHDLREHSKEIYAIRWSPTGPGTNNPNQQLVLASASFDSTVKLWDVEQGKLLYSLNGHRDPVYSVAFSPNGEYLASGSLDKSMHVWSLKEGKIVKTYTGNGGIFEVCWNKEGDKIAACFANNTLCVLDFRM
- the LOC108467198 gene encoding WD40 repeat-containing protein HOS15-like isoform X2; protein product: MDEDFSFLQPLDIITKDVNQLRQMVKEKRKNIQKDRNKDRDKDKDKEVEREHEGERGRIREKERTEKEKEREKEREKEREKEREKAESNKEKEKQPEELAYRDMVLDQEDKDVARHEENGTLAGPEPMDIATTSTLASQDACEIHSSEVTILEGHTSEVCACAWSPTGSLLASGSGDSTARIWTISDGLFKSGGKNSPLNVLVLKHVKGRTNEKSKDVTTLDWNGEGTLLATGSYDGQARIWTTTGDLRTTLSKHKGPIFSLKWNKKGDYLLTGSCDKTAIVWDVKAEEWKQQFEFHTGPTLDVDWRNNVSFATSSTDHMIYVCKIGETRPIKTFAGHQGEVNCVKWDPTGSLLASCSDDITAKIWCMKQDKYVHDLREHSKEIYAIRWSPTGPGTNNPNQQLVLASASFDSTVKLWDVEQGKLLYSLNGHRDPVYSVAFSPNGEYLASGSLDKSMHVWSLKEGKIVKTYTGNGGIFEVCWNKEGDKIAACFANNTLCVLDFRM